In Bactrocera oleae isolate idBacOlea1 chromosome 3, idBacOlea1, whole genome shotgun sequence, a genomic segment contains:
- the Arpc1 gene encoding actin-related protein 2/3 complex subunit 1A-B — protein sequence MSERYTFGGSLASITCHAWNKDRSQIALSPNNNEIHIYSRERNDWKLSDVLNQHDLRVMGIDWAKNTNRIVSCAADRNAYVWSQGDDGKWKPTLVLLRINRAATCVKWSPAENKFAVGSGARLISVCYFESENDWWVSKHIKKPIRSTVTSLDWHPNNVLLVAGSTDYKVRVFSAYIKDIEDQPSPTPWGNRMPLGNLMAEFKNSTNSGGGWINDVNFSVDGNKICWIGHDSCINVADATNGNVVVRCKTQYLPFLSCVWISPVSIVVAGHSCVPLVYTLVDNSKLVLTAKLDKSQKKESSGISAMRIFQSLDRNLRTENSDTNVDSIHQNAITCIRLYAGEKENGKKISTSGVDGQLVIWDIDNGLNNSMNNLKI from the exons ATGTCTGAACGTTATACATTTGGAGGCTCTTTGGCATCAATAACTTGCCATGCTTGGAATAAAGATCGCTCAC AAATCGCCCTTTCGCCCAACAACAATGAAATTCATATCTATAGTCGCGAACGTAATGATTGGAAGTTGTCTGATGTGCTGAATCAACATGATTTACGCGTAATGGGCATTGATTGGGCAAAAAATACGAATCGAATTGTAAGCTGCGCTGCTGATCGGAACGCTTATGTCTGGTCACAAGGTGATGATGGTAAATGGAAACCCACTTTGGTATTGTTGCGTATCAATCGTGCAGCTACTTGTGTTAAATGGTCGCCAGCCGAAAATAAATTCGCGGTTGGCTCAGGTGCACGCCTTATATCGGTGTGCTATTTTGAGTCTGAAAATGACTGGTGGGTGTCCAAGCATATTAAAAAGCCGATTCGTTCAACAGTTACTTCTTTAGATTGGCATCCAAATAATGTCTTACTTGTGGCTGGATCAACCGACTACaag GTTCGCGTATTTTCAGCTTACATTAAAGACATTGAGGATCAACCAAGTCCAACACCTTGGGGCAATCGCATGCCATTAGGAAATCTCATGGCAGAATTTAAAAACTCAACGAACTCAGGTGGTGGCTGGATAAACGATGTAAACTTTTCGGTTGATGGCAATAAAATTTGTTGGATTGGTCATGATAGTTGCATTAATGTTGCCGATGCAACTAATGGCAACGTAGTTGTACGTTGCAAAACCCAGTATCTACCCTTCCTTTCTTGTGTTTGGATATCGCCAGTGTCCATAGTTGTGGCTGGCCATAGCTGTGTTCCATTGGTGTATACATTGGTTGATAATTCCAAATTGGTGCTAACGGCTAAATTAGATAAATCACAAAAGAAAGAGTCTAGCGGTATATCCGCTATGCGTATCTTCCAATCGTTGGATCGTAACTTAAGAACTGAAAATTCTGATACTAATGTTGATTCAATTCATCAAAACGCCATAACTTGTATTCGCTTGTATGCTGGTGAAAaggaaaatggtaaaaaaataaGCACATCTGGTGTTGATGGTCAACTTGTTATATGGGATATTGATAACGGGTTGAATAATTCCatgaataacttaaaaatataa
- the Ankrd49 gene encoding ankyrin repeat domain-containing protein 49 produces the protein MGDFDSDEEQSQLEKLRYAKIPRGMFVSGWDDDADNLIEEDKNPQSSIEQMILWAVNENKINEVRNVLKLDKAIVSTVDDDGYTPLHRACYNNFIDIAKLLLEYKADPNARTNMGWTPLHSACKWSNAECAELLLQHGSDVNAKSDGDQTPLHVTATVSNCRNTSTVLFMNENINSRALNNSEETAEDIARRTGLTYPIFEMGHPAYEVETGIID, from the exons ATGGGCGATTTTGATTCTGATGAAGAACAATCTCAACTTGAGAAATTGCGTTACGCTAAAATACCGCGAGGTATGTTTGTTAGTGGCTGGGATGATGATGCGGATAACCTAATTGAGGAAGATAAAAATCCACAAT ccAGTATAGAGCAAATGATTCTGTGGGcagtaaatgaaaataaaataaatgaggtCCGCAATGTATTGAAATTGGATAAAGCGATCGTTTCTACAGTAGACGATGACGGTTATACTCCATTACATCGTGCgtgttataataattttattgacaTAGCCAAGCTGTTACTGGAATACAAAGCTGATCCTAATGCGCGAACAAATATGGGTTGGACACCATTACATTCAGCCTGTAAGTGGAGTAATGCAGAATGTGCTGAACTGCTGCTGCAACATGGATCCGATGTAAATGCGAAATCTGATGGGGATCAAACACCTTTACATGTAACCGCAACTGTTTCTAACTGTCGCAATACTTCTACTGtgttgtttatgaatgaaaatataaattcaagAGCTTTAAATAATTCTGAGGAAACTGCTGAAGACATTGCACGGCGAACTGGTTTAACATATCCAATATTTGAGATGGGTCACCCGGCTTATGAAGTTGAAACTGGTATAATAGATTAA
- the LOC106616787 gene encoding early boundary activity protein 1, whose translation MHSNRAFNENEENRSPLPVRISLHSIQVEPLDLTMPSTSRNRSPMIQRFTAATVTPVNALSRPQRQETQTPTSHILTVITPPNTPSINIISRKRSLNKLMGNQPSQQPKKVKLRKNVPSITDEIRKYIDVRTILEDGEEYVILGANGTKVHKKDLLQLNWSNPGTAITRKLLTYVFGQEILATHTLSGRPSPAFLDVDKPEKGQLNPVMIKDIIEFMVGTKGMMSREVRTSVTTKCADECKNRRRNALPPASAESATNFTLET comes from the coding sequence atgCATTCAAATCGTGCTTTCAACGAGAATGAAGAGAACAGGTCGCCGCTGCCAGTGCGAATTAGTCTCCATTCTATTCAGGTAGAGCCACTCGATTTGACGATGCCTAGTACGTCTAGGAACAGAAGCCCAATGATTCAACGATTTACCGCAGCAACTGTTACACCAGTTAACGCTCTTTCGCGGCCACAACGGCAGGAAACACAAACACCGACGTCGCATATACTTACAGTGATCACACCACCTAATACACCATCGATTAACATTATTTCACGTAAACGCTCACTCAATAAACTGATGGGTAACCAACCAAGTCAACAACCAAAGAAAGTGAAGCTGAGAAAAAACGTACCATCTATTACAGATGAGATCAGAAAATACATCGATGTCCGTACTATATTGGAAGATGGAGAAGAATATGTCATACTTGGTGCAAATGGCACTAAAGTCCACAAaaaggatttactccaattaaatTGGAGCAACCCAGGGACTGCGATAACGCGCAAACTCTTGACATATGTTTTCGGTCAGGAAATATTGGCGACGCACACGTTATCTGGAAGGCCATCTCCGGCGTTTTTGGATGTGGACAAACCCGAGAAGGGTCAACTGAATCCAGTTATGATAAAGGATATCATAGAGTTCATGGTAGGCACCAAGGGAATGATGTCGCGAGAGGTGAGAACATCAGTAACGACCAAGTGTGCCGATGAATGTAAAAATCGACGTCGAAATGCACTACCTCCAGCTTCAGCTGAATCTGCAACAAATTTTACACTTGAAACTTAA
- the DCTN5-p25 gene encoding dynactin subunit 5 produces MEIVDTYYSKDEYVETASGNKVSRQTVLCGSQNIVLNGKVVVQTGAIIRGDLANVRTGRYCVISKNAVIRPPYKQFSKGIAFFPMHIGDHVFIGEGAVVSASSIGSFVYIGKNAIIGRRCALKDCCIIEDGAVLPPETTVASYMRYTAKGTIEGGQGNPNFVPAAMQDQMVDYTKSFYEHFLRNPQAG; encoded by the exons aTGGAAATCGTTGATACATATTACAGCAAAGATGAATATGTGGAAACT GCTTCTGGGAACAAGGTCAGCAGGCAGACCGTCCTATGTGGATCACAAAATATTGTGCTAAATGGAAAAGTTGTTGTGCAAACCGGTGCGATAATTCGTGGTGATTTGGCAAATGTACGTACGGGTCGTTATTGTGTTATAAGCAAAAATGCCGTCATCCGCCCGCCGTACAAACAATTCAGCAAAGGTATCGCTTTCTTCCCTATGCATATAGGCGATCATGTTTTTATTGGTGAAGGTGCAGTTGTGTCGGCGAGTTCTATTGGCTCATTTGTGTATATAGGAAAGAATGCAATTATT GGCCGACGTTGCGCGCTTAAAGATTGCTGCATCATAGAGGACGGTGCCGTGCTACCACCAGAGACAACAGTTGCTAGTTATATGCGTTATACCGCTAAAGGAACAATCGAGGGTGGTCAAGGTAATCCAAATTTTGTTCCGGCGGCAATGCAGGATCAAATGGTTGACTATACCAAATCATTTTATGAGCACTTCTTGCGAAATCCACAAGCGGGTTAA
- the b gene encoding cysteine sulfinic acid decarboxylase encodes MLASNSLPTHYNESIFKKHLQSVDKELAGAATLNAAKTNASACSLDIPGADIKGSAMKTQQNNGTTNTNNANPTNNNNNMADMLPSAQFVSGHPDVSSESFIRNCVDEIIKSAVLAGTNRASKVVEWHAPSELQQLFDFNLKAEPETNAKLIELLKATIKYSVKTGHPYFINQLYSGVDVYALIGQWLTDALNPSVYTYEVAPIFTLMEETVLAEMRRIVGFPNDGYGDGIFCPGGSIANGYGISCARYKYAPETKKNGLFGGQQLIIFTSQDAHYSVEKLAMFMGFGSESVCKIATDQYGKMDIGDLEMQVKHYINKGARPLMVSATAGTTVLGAFDDLNGVADICKKYNMWFHTDAAWGGGALVTNKYRHLLNGIERSDSVTWNPHKMLIASQQCSTFLTRHKDILTNCHSTNATYLFQKDKFYDTSFDTGDKHIQCGRRADVYKFWFMWKAKGTNGLAEHVNQAFKMSEYITELIRERPGFELVLEKPECTNISFWYIPPSIQNMERGDLFNQKLNAVAPKIKEGMIKKGSMMITYQPLRQLPNFFRLVLQSSNLTKDDMKYFLDEIEALGCNL; translated from the exons ATGTTGGCCAGTAATAGTCTACCCACTCACTACAATGAGTCTATATTTAAAAAGCATTTACAGAGCGTTGACAAAGAACTGGCAGGCGCCGCAACGTTGAATGCAGCTAAAACAAATGCCAGCGCATGCAGCTTAGATATTCCCGGCGCAGATATTAAAGGGTCAGCAATGAAGACGCAACAGAACAACGGCACAACAAATACCAACAACGCCAATCCcaccaataataataataatatggctGACATGCTACCATCTGCACAATTCGTATCCGGACATCCTGACGTTAGCTCTGAGAGTTTCATACGCAACTGCGTGGATGAAATCATCAAATCGGCTGTGCTGGCAGGCACAAATCGTGCCAGTAAAGTGGTGGAGTGGCATGCACCGAGCGAATTACagcaattatttgattttaatttgaaaGCGGAACCGGAAACGAATGCCAAACTGATTGAATTATTGAAAGCAACAATTAAGTATTCGGTTAAGACCGGACATCCGTACTTTATAAATCAACTCTATTCCGGTGTAGATGTTTATGCTTTGATTGGTCAATGGCTAACGGACGCATTGAATCCCAGCGTGTATACTTATGAGGTGGCACCGATTTTTACGCTTATGGAGGAGACAGTGTTGGCGGAAATGCGTCGCATTGTCGGTTTTCCAAATGATGGTTATGGCGATGGCATTTTCTGTCCAGGTGGCTCAATTGCTAACGGTTATGGCATCAGCTGTGCACGCTACAAATATGCACCGGAAACTAAG AAAAATGGATTATTTGGTGGtcaacaattaattattttcacttcacAAGACGCACATTATTCCGTCGAAAAGTTGGCTATGTTCATGGGTTTCGGCAGCGAAAGTGTTTGTAAAATTGCCACAGATCAATACGGTAAAATGGATATTGGCGATCTTGAGATGCAAGTCAAGCACTACATAAATAAAGGCGCGCGCCCATTAATGGTCTCTGCAACGGCCGGTACAACGGTTTTAGGTGCATTCGATGACTTGAACGGTGTAGCTGATATATGTAAGAAATACAACATGTGGTTTCACACCGATGCAGCCTGGGGTGGTGGTGCACTAGTTACAAACAAATATCGTCATTTATTGAACGGGATTGAGCG CTCTGACTCTGTCACCTGGAATCCACATAAGATGTTGATCGCCTCACAGCAATGCTCAACATTTCTCACACGGCATAAGGATATACTGACCAATTGTCATTCCACAAATGCAACATATCTTTTCCAAAAAGATAAATTTTATGATACATCGTTTGACACCGGAGATAAACACATACAATGCGGACGACGTGCGGATGTCTATAAATTCTGGTTTATGTGGAAGGCAAAGGGTACAAATGGACTGGCGGAACATGTCAATCAGGCGTTTAAAATGTCGGAATACATCACTGAACTGATCAGAGAGCGACCTGGATTTGAATTGGTGCTGGAAAAGCCCGAATGCACAAATATTAGCTTTTGGTATATTCCACCCAGTATACAAAATATGGAACGTGGCGATTTGTTTAATCAAAAACTAAATGCCGTTGCACCAAAGATCAAAGAGGGTATGATCAAGAAGGGATCAATGATGATAACCTACCAACCCCTACGACAATTACCGAATTTCTTCCGATTAGTTTTGCAAAGTTCAAATCTTACGAAAGACGATATGAAATACTTCCTTGATGAAATAGAAGCCCTTGGttgtaatttgtaa